Proteins encoded in a region of the Pelobates fuscus isolate aPelFus1 chromosome 11, aPelFus1.pri, whole genome shotgun sequence genome:
- the LOC134576967 gene encoding nicotinamide N-methyltransferase-like, with product MERERKLRLQHIPVRGSPEAEYRKSKKRSHITMVHDNEQERYINEFDPKDYYETYYNPTSGALVGEWTHFVIKNLHEIFSTGEIVGDTLIDFGAGPAIYDLLSACEVYKNIITSDFLEQNRVELNKWLKKDPEAFDWTPVVKLVCELEGNSDNCEKKEEKLRKAVKRVLSCDALKKNPFEPIVLEPADCLVSCLCLESPCVDAAAYCHTLKNFMDLLKPGGHIIIQSVLNSTFYYVGNKRFSSLTMTKEEIETAFKEAGYEIKRMDVVPREDRSRMDLSDFKNYYCVLARKPVTA from the exons ctgCAGCATATACCTGTTCGTGGATCACCTGAAGCTGAATACAGAAAGTCTAAAAAGAGATCACATATAACAATGGTGCATGACAATGAGCAAGAAAGATACATCAACGAGTTTGATCCAAAGGATTATTATGAAACCTATTATAATCCTACATCAGGAGCTTTGGTTGGAGAGTGGACACATTTTGTTATAAAGAATCTTCACGAAATCTTCTCTACAG GTGAGATCGTAGGAGATACCTTGATCGATTTTGGTGCTGGACCAGCCATCTATGATCTCCTTTCAGCCTGTGAGGTGTATAAGAATATAATTACTTCTGACTTCCTTGAGCAAAACCGTGTTGAGCTGAATAAGTGGCTAAAGAAGGATCCTGAGGCATTTGACTGGACTCCAGTTGTCAAGTTAGTGTGTGAGCTAGAAGGAAACAG TGACAATTGTGAGAAAAAGGAAGAGAAACTGAGGAAAGCTGTGAAACGGGTTCTAAGCTGTGATGCACTAAAAAAGAACCCATTTGAACCAATCGTTCTGGAACCAGCTGATTGCCTTGTGAGTTGTCTCTGCTTGGAATCTCCATGTGTGGACGCAGCCGCTTACTGCCACACCTTGAAAAATTTTATGGACTTGCTCAAGCCAGGGGGCCATATCATAATACAGAGTGTACTAAACAGTACATTTTATTATGTTGGAAACAAGAGATTTTCAAGCCTGACGATGACAAAAGAAGAGATTGAAACAGCTTTTAAAGAAGCTGGTTATGAAATTAAGAGGATGGACGTTGTCCCTCGAGAAGACAGATCAAGGATGGACCTCTctgattttaaaaattattattgtgttCTTGCCCGAAAACCAGTTACTGCGTGA